One stretch of Streptomyces sp. R21 DNA includes these proteins:
- a CDS encoding IS110 family transposase produces the protein MTGRPEEIVLGVDTHKDVHVAAVITSTGAMLDTRSFPTTREGYRQLLSWARAFGCLKRAGVECTGSYSAALTRYLHSEGIAVTEVNQPDKALRRRRGKTDAIDAGAAAHAVLSGRATATAKTADGPVETIRLFKMTKSSAVKSRSQAINQLKAVLVSADPELRESLAGLSNPKLIRRCSELEAAAGITPAMAVRHTLRLLAGRIRHLTDEINDLTARITSAITTYAPKLLDCYGVGPDTAATLLIAAGDNPDRMGGEGSFAALCGVSPVEASSGKTQRRRLNRGGDRQANSALYTIVLARLRWENRSREYLERRISEGKTRREAIRCLKRYVAREIYQLITAARNPTHALASAD, from the coding sequence ATGACCGGACGCCCAGAGGAGATCGTGCTGGGGGTGGACACCCACAAGGATGTTCACGTCGCTGCGGTGATCACTTCCACCGGAGCCATGCTTGACACTCGCAGCTTCCCGACCACCCGCGAGGGATACCGGCAACTCCTCTCCTGGGCAAGGGCTTTCGGATGTCTGAAGCGGGCTGGAGTCGAGTGCACCGGCTCCTACAGTGCTGCTTTGACCCGCTACCTTCACAGCGAAGGCATCGCGGTCACCGAGGTCAACCAGCCGGACAAGGCCCTGCGGCGCCGACGAGGAAAGACCGACGCGATCGATGCTGGGGCGGCCGCTCACGCAGTGCTCTCGGGTCGCGCCACCGCCACCGCCAAGACGGCCGACGGTCCGGTGGAGACGATCCGGCTGTTCAAGATGACCAAGAGCTCGGCGGTCAAGTCGCGCTCGCAAGCGATCAACCAGCTCAAGGCCGTCCTGGTCTCCGCGGATCCCGAACTGCGTGAATCGCTGGCGGGCCTCAGTAACCCCAAGCTCATCCGTCGTTGCTCCGAGCTGGAGGCCGCCGCCGGGATCACCCCGGCCATGGCCGTGCGTCACACCCTGCGGCTGCTGGCCGGCCGGATCCGTCACCTCACCGATGAGATCAACGACCTCACCGCGCGGATCACCTCGGCGATCACTACCTACGCGCCAAAGCTCCTGGACTGCTACGGCGTCGGCCCTGACACCGCGGCCACGTTGCTGATAGCAGCTGGCGACAACCCAGACCGGATGGGCGGCGAGGGCTCCTTCGCAGCCCTCTGCGGCGTCAGCCCGGTGGAGGCGTCATCCGGCAAGACCCAGCGGCGCAGGCTCAACCGAGGCGGTGACCGACAAGCCAATTCCGCCCTCTACACCATCGTCCTGGCCCGCCTGCGCTGGGAGAACCGCAGCCGCGAGTACCTGGAACGACGCATCTCCGAAGGCAAGACCCGCCGCGAAGCCATCCGCTGCCTCAAACGCTACGTCGCTCGCGAGATCTACCAACTCATCACCGCAGCAAGGAATCCCACACATGCACTGGCGTCAGCCGATTGA
- a CDS encoding class I SAM-dependent methyltransferase, producing MTGINADRRWSESMPAAYEQYLVPVVFRPFAEDLTARATTLHPRRVLELAAGTGVLTSRLLAAAPSAEVTATDLNEAMVALGSTRAPGAVWRQADAQRLPFPDGGFDLVICQFGVMFFPDHIEAFTEIHRVLAPGGRFLFNTWAPLETHAFEVALQAGLERAFPVNPPQFFPTVPHGYADPAVVTADLTAAGFTIEEEQELTLQGRAASTADLATGYLTGTPVCMAVEERGNGPAVRATVIEEMTARLGPGPVAAPMTAYVFRAAAHP from the coding sequence ATGACAGGAATCAATGCCGACCGGCGGTGGTCCGAGTCCATGCCGGCGGCCTATGAGCAGTACCTCGTGCCGGTGGTCTTCCGGCCCTTCGCCGAGGACCTGACCGCCCGGGCGACGACACTTCACCCCAGGCGCGTCCTCGAACTGGCAGCGGGGACTGGCGTGTTGACGTCGCGCCTGCTCGCAGCGGCACCCTCGGCCGAGGTGACGGCCACCGACCTGAACGAGGCCATGGTCGCTCTCGGGTCCACCCGGGCCCCGGGCGCGGTGTGGCGGCAAGCCGACGCACAGCGGCTGCCGTTCCCGGACGGAGGCTTCGACCTGGTGATCTGCCAGTTCGGCGTGATGTTCTTTCCCGACCACATCGAGGCCTTCACCGAAATCCACCGGGTGCTGGCCCCGGGCGGCCGGTTCCTGTTCAACACCTGGGCCCCGCTCGAGACGCATGCCTTCGAAGTCGCGCTGCAGGCCGGGCTGGAGCGGGCCTTCCCGGTCAACCCGCCGCAGTTCTTCCCGACGGTTCCGCACGGCTACGCCGACCCCGCTGTCGTGACTGCTGATCTGACGGCCGCCGGGTTCACCATCGAGGAGGAGCAGGAGCTGACGCTTCAGGGCCGCGCCGCGTCGACCGCCGACCTTGCCACCGGATACCTCACCGGGACACCGGTGTGCATGGCCGTTGAGGAGCGCGGCAACGGACCCGCCGTCCGGGCCACCGTCATCGAGGAAATGACGGCCCGTCTGGGCCCTGGGCCGGTCGCCGCCCCGATGACGGCGTACGTCTTTCGCGCCGCGGCCCATCCCTGA
- a CDS encoding N-acetyltransferase family protein — translation MSLRITPLTDPAHGAHSRRLAWLASDADSSPVGTAFLRLFDGGQQHLAELTLHIHPVERRQGVGSRLLDTAVTAARDNSRRCVSAQAEAGSPGDRFLSARGFRKVLTLRFARLQLADVDLTALTKIIERPHPGYRLASWQGTVPDDLAQTFAASRRAMDDMPMEDTDYGTVAWDVDRVRAAAKAVQDRGDQLHTVVAIDTTDDSIAGFTELVVPGNGTGDGQHYGTGVLPEHRGHNLGRWMKAESIRQAHGSYPDLGGLLTDTADSNTHMRHISDSLGYLTTHTTLQYQLDL, via the coding sequence TTGTCGCTCCGCATCACCCCACTGACCGACCCCGCTCACGGGGCGCACAGCCGACGCCTGGCATGGCTGGCGTCCGACGCCGATTCCAGCCCCGTCGGAACGGCCTTTCTGCGCCTGTTCGATGGCGGACAACAGCACCTGGCCGAACTGACCCTCCACATCCATCCCGTGGAGCGCCGCCAAGGCGTCGGCTCCCGACTCCTCGACACCGCCGTGACCGCCGCCCGGGACAACTCCCGACGCTGCGTCAGCGCGCAGGCCGAGGCCGGATCACCCGGCGACCGCTTCCTGTCGGCCCGCGGCTTCCGCAAGGTCCTCACCCTGAGGTTCGCCCGCTTGCAACTGGCCGACGTGGACCTCACCGCTCTCACCAAGATCATCGAGCGTCCGCATCCCGGCTACCGTCTGGCGTCATGGCAAGGAACCGTCCCCGACGACCTCGCCCAGACGTTCGCCGCCTCACGCCGCGCCATGGACGACATGCCCATGGAAGACACCGACTACGGCACCGTGGCCTGGGACGTGGACCGGGTCCGGGCCGCGGCGAAGGCCGTTCAAGACCGCGGCGACCAGCTGCACACGGTCGTCGCCATCGATACGACCGACGACTCGATCGCCGGGTTCACAGAACTCGTCGTCCCCGGCAACGGCACGGGCGATGGCCAGCACTACGGCACCGGCGTGCTGCCCGAGCACCGCGGACACAACCTCGGCCGATGGATGAAGGCCGAGTCGATCCGACAAGCCCACGGGAGCTACCCAGACCTCGGCGGCCTCCTGACCGACACCGCCGACAGCAACACGCACATGAGACACATCAGCGACAGCCTCGGCTACCTGACCACACACACGACATTGCAGTACCAACTCGACCTGTAG
- a CDS encoding GNAT family N-acetyltransferase, translating to MIKTSVTMRELVVGDCHAVHAFASLPEACRYQAWGPNTEEQTRDFVQGAVDARLQSPQTRFVYAACLDGELVGIGELKVRSLAHRQGEISYLVHPRVWGRGVGTAIGGELLGRGFGLIGLHRIYATCDPRNVASARVLGKLGMTHEGRHRHTARIRDGWRDSEVFSILDQEWAHRPGTE from the coding sequence GTGATCAAAACCTCGGTGACTATGCGCGAGCTCGTTGTCGGTGACTGTCACGCTGTACATGCCTTCGCCAGCCTGCCGGAGGCTTGCCGCTACCAGGCGTGGGGGCCGAACACCGAGGAACAGACGCGGGACTTCGTCCAAGGCGCGGTGGATGCCCGGTTGCAGTCCCCGCAGACGAGATTCGTGTATGCGGCCTGCCTTGACGGTGAACTCGTCGGTATCGGCGAGCTGAAGGTCCGTAGCCTGGCACACCGCCAGGGCGAGATCTCCTATCTCGTCCATCCTCGGGTGTGGGGTCGAGGCGTGGGCACAGCCATCGGCGGGGAACTTCTCGGCAGAGGGTTTGGGCTGATAGGACTGCACCGGATCTACGCGACCTGCGATCCTCGCAACGTCGCATCGGCCCGGGTGCTGGGCAAGCTCGGCATGACCCACGAGGGCCGACACCGGCACACCGCGCGGATCCGGGACGGCTGGCGTGACTCCGAAGTCTTCAGCATCCTCGACCAGGAATGGGCGCACCGGCCCGGGACCGAGTGA
- a CDS encoding antibiotic biosynthesis monooxygenase has product MAKLQSLDPHTPMFAQFKEKTGPIVLANTFFVPMERTEAFLALFRRQAEFMKAQRGFVSLQMHKGTADSQLLMNVAVWESTEALATALGSPEFQRMAAEFPDDIVSYPHIFEQIDV; this is encoded by the coding sequence ATGGCCAAGCTGCAGAGTCTCGACCCGCACACGCCGATGTTCGCGCAGTTCAAGGAGAAGACCGGACCCATCGTCCTGGCCAACACGTTCTTCGTCCCGATGGAGAGGACTGAAGCGTTCCTGGCCCTCTTTCGGAGGCAGGCGGAGTTCATGAAGGCTCAGCGGGGATTCGTCTCCCTGCAGATGCACAAGGGAACGGCGGACAGTCAGCTTCTGATGAACGTCGCGGTCTGGGAGTCGACCGAGGCGCTCGCCACGGCACTCGGCAGCCCGGAGTTCCAGCGCATGGCTGCTGAGTTCCCCGACGACATCGTGTCGTACCCGCACATCTTCGAGCAGATCGACGTGTGA
- a CDS encoding transposase, with protein MRGKVTAGQMGLMRGAQTMPAPRKYPLELRERAVRMYQTAESKAVIRRMAKELGVHHEALRNWIRQAEADDCRAYGRAASSSGPPCRSRRSAGARRLRTRRAQGPSRPLPPRRRFCRRSVCGSTRFS; from the coding sequence ATGCGGGGAAAGGTGACGGCAGGTCAGATGGGCCTCATGAGAGGAGCCCAGACGATGCCTGCCCCGAGGAAGTACCCGCTGGAGTTGCGTGAGCGTGCGGTGCGGATGTACCAGACCGCCGAGTCGAAGGCGGTGATCCGCCGCATGGCCAAGGAACTCGGCGTGCATCACGAAGCCCTGCGGAACTGGATCCGGCAGGCTGAGGCCGACGATTGCCGGGCATATGGGCGGGCAGCGTCGTCTTCAGGCCCGCCGTGCCGCTCCCGTCGGTCTGCTGGGGCCCGCCGACTCCGCACGCGGAGAGCACAGGGGCCATCGCGGCCGCTCCCGCCACGACGGCGGTTCTGCCGACGAAGCGTCTGCGGTTCCACTCGTTTCTCATGA
- a CDS encoding DUF4267 domain-containing protein, which produces MPLKKINTVLAAAFILFILWFGTEFILSPETTAPGFGLPSWPSGDGGGFLIIKGIRDVVMALGLGILLVTGHRRALGWVLMVEALAAYGDMTTVLAHHGSVATALGVHGLTATLMVVNGLLLMRETRKVAAAPATLAPQPA; this is translated from the coding sequence ATGCCGCTGAAGAAGATCAATACCGTCCTGGCCGCCGCCTTTATCCTCTTCATCCTCTGGTTCGGGACGGAGTTCATCCTGAGCCCGGAGACGACGGCGCCGGGCTTCGGCCTGCCGAGCTGGCCGTCCGGCGACGGCGGAGGCTTCCTGATCATCAAGGGAATCCGCGACGTCGTCATGGCCCTGGGCCTGGGCATCCTGCTGGTGACGGGCCACCGCCGGGCGCTGGGCTGGGTGCTGATGGTCGAGGCACTCGCCGCGTACGGCGACATGACCACCGTGCTGGCCCACCACGGCTCCGTGGCCACCGCGCTCGGCGTCCACGGCCTGACAGCGACGCTGATGGTGGTCAACGGCCTGCTGCTGATGCGCGAGACGCGCAAGGTCGCGGCCGCTCCGGCAACGCTCGCCCCGCAGCCTGCCTGA
- a CDS encoding ricin-type beta-trefoil lectin domain protein has translation MRKPWILPLITLVTAALGMMAAGVAPASAASNTPLRVMPLGDSITWGVGSSTGNGYRGPLWDMLATDGHPLDFVGTLRGGSMSDPDNQGHQGYRIHQIAELADASLTRYRPNVVTLMIGTNDLAGSYQVSTAADRLKSLVNQITADVPDATVLVASLVVSTSGSEEQYRAAYNQAIPQIVSEAQSAGKHVAYVDMSSLTTADLDDALHPNDAGYQKMADAFHRGIQSADSAGWLRNPAPAPARVQSGMSGKCMDVNGANTADGTAVQIWSCGDSINQYWSAYTDGTLRSMGKCLDAAGFGTANGTKVQLWACHGGSNQIWQPYNGGYRNPASGRCLDDPSFSTTDGTQLHLWDCHGGSNQKWTTLTAG, from the coding sequence ATGAGAAAGCCTTGGATCCTGCCCCTCATCACGCTGGTCACTGCCGCGCTCGGGATGATGGCAGCAGGTGTGGCACCTGCCTCCGCCGCCTCGAACACGCCTTTACGGGTCATGCCGTTGGGCGACTCCATAACCTGGGGCGTGGGAAGCAGCACGGGCAACGGCTACCGGGGTCCGTTGTGGGACATGCTGGCGACGGACGGCCATCCGCTGGACTTCGTCGGCACGTTGCGGGGCGGTTCGATGTCCGACCCCGACAACCAAGGTCACCAGGGATACAGGATCCACCAGATCGCCGAACTCGCCGACGCCTCGCTGACCCGCTACCGGCCCAACGTCGTGACGCTGATGATCGGCACCAACGACCTGGCCGGGAGCTATCAAGTCTCTACCGCCGCCGACCGGCTGAAGTCGCTGGTCAACCAGATCACCGCCGACGTCCCCGACGCGACCGTCCTCGTGGCCTCCCTGGTCGTGTCCACCAGCGGCTCGGAGGAGCAGTACCGTGCCGCGTACAACCAGGCCATCCCCCAGATCGTGAGCGAGGCACAGTCCGCGGGCAAGCACGTCGCATACGTGGACATGAGCAGCCTGACCACGGCCGACCTGGACGACGCCCTGCACCCCAACGACGCGGGCTACCAGAAGATGGCCGACGCCTTCCACCGCGGCATCCAGTCCGCGGACAGCGCCGGCTGGCTGAGGAACCCCGCCCCCGCCCCCGCACGCGTGCAGTCCGGCATGAGCGGCAAGTGCATGGACGTCAACGGCGCCAACACCGCCGACGGGACCGCCGTCCAGATCTGGAGCTGCGGCGACAGCATCAACCAGTACTGGTCCGCCTACACCGACGGCACCCTGCGGTCCATGGGCAAGTGCCTCGACGCCGCCGGCTTCGGCACGGCCAACGGCACCAAGGTGCAGCTCTGGGCCTGCCACGGCGGCTCCAACCAGATCTGGCAGCCCTACAACGGCGGCTACCGCAACCCCGCCTCCGGCCGCTGCCTCGACGATCCCAGCTTCTCCACGACCGACGGCACACAGCTCCACCTGTGGGACTGCCACGGCGGCTCCAACCAGAAGTGGACCACTCTGACCGCCGGATGA
- a CDS encoding RICIN domain-containing protein, with translation MRVERFDLSACAPTAQAGTVDTNAWYVAVNRNSGKALDVAGASSADGAAVTQRARQDGTNQQFQFVNSGDGYYRLKARHSGKLLDVSSWSTADNAAIHQWSDHGGANQQFRLADSPDGFIRLINRNSGKAVEVPGFSSADGTGIVQYSDWGGVNQQWRLVRVGFVGSPSC, from the coding sequence GTGCGGGTGGAACGCTTCGACTTGAGCGCGTGCGCGCCGACGGCGCAAGCAGGCACTGTGGACACGAACGCCTGGTACGTCGCGGTCAACCGCAACAGCGGCAAGGCACTGGACGTGGCGGGCGCGAGCTCCGCGGACGGCGCCGCGGTCACGCAGCGGGCCCGCCAAGACGGGACCAACCAGCAGTTCCAGTTCGTGAACTCCGGTGACGGCTACTACCGGTTGAAGGCGAGGCACTCCGGCAAGCTGCTGGACGTCTCCAGCTGGTCGACGGCCGACAACGCCGCCATCCACCAGTGGAGCGACCACGGCGGCGCGAACCAGCAGTTCCGGTTGGCGGACTCACCGGACGGATTCATCCGGTTGATCAACCGCAACAGCGGGAAGGCCGTCGAGGTACCGGGCTTCTCCTCCGCCGACGGGACCGGCATCGTCCAGTACTCGGACTGGGGCGGCGTGAACCAGCAGTGGAGGCTCGTCCGCGTCGGCTTCGTGGGCTCACCCTCCTGCTGA
- a CDS encoding nuclear transport factor 2 family protein, translated as MSNAKNTVLTAAGELFGQKDPSAVDRWVAADYTQHSTLAADGPEALRQLVAGLPEGFSYEGARVIADGGIVALHGTYHGFGPVPLIAFDIFRVDADGKLAEHWDALTPLVKDTASGRSQTDGPTKVTVPEESEANRALVAEFAQKVLVGADYSVLTDYISTETYDQHNPEAADGLDGFGAAAAKWAEQGKNLVYKTVHKVIAEGEFVLLQSEGEFGVPVAYYDLFRVQNGKIVEHWDVISPIPAELPHGNGLF; from the coding sequence ATGAGCAACGCCAAGAACACTGTCCTGACCGCCGCCGGTGAACTGTTCGGTCAGAAGGACCCGAGCGCGGTGGACCGCTGGGTCGCCGCCGACTACACCCAGCACAGCACCCTGGCCGCCGACGGCCCCGAGGCCCTGCGCCAGCTGGTCGCCGGCCTGCCGGAGGGCTTCAGCTACGAGGGTGCCCGGGTGATCGCCGACGGCGGCATCGTCGCCCTGCATGGCACGTACCACGGCTTCGGGCCCGTCCCGCTGATCGCCTTCGACATCTTCCGCGTCGACGCCGACGGCAAGCTCGCCGAGCACTGGGATGCCCTGACCCCGCTGGTCAAGGACACCGCCTCCGGGCGCTCGCAGACCGACGGCCCCACCAAGGTCACCGTCCCCGAGGAGTCCGAGGCCAACCGGGCCCTGGTCGCCGAGTTCGCGCAGAAGGTCCTGGTCGGCGCCGACTACTCGGTGCTCACCGACTACATCTCCACCGAGACGTACGACCAGCACAACCCGGAGGCCGCCGACGGCCTCGACGGCTTCGGAGCCGCCGCCGCGAAGTGGGCCGAGCAGGGCAAGAACCTCGTCTACAAGACCGTCCACAAGGTCATCGCCGAGGGCGAGTTCGTCCTGCTCCAGTCCGAGGGCGAGTTCGGCGTCCCGGTCGCCTACTACGACCTCTTCCGCGTCCAGAACGGCAAGATCGTCGAGCACTGGGACGTCATCTCCCCGATCCCGGCCGAGCTGCCCCACGGCAACGGCCTGTTCTAA
- a CDS encoding protein-ADP-ribose hydrolase, whose protein sequence is MCPTPLPLDAYRAAVALDEASVPDAGHDPDARAADLVREALALLADDPEAAKAGLRPGAADGIDDTAARRLLRAVLTVREPGPLSTEATRVLDALLAGERLARDTTDAASLPTVRDTLPHTAYRAADRTVLWQGDITALGADAVVNAANSALLGCFAPMHPCIDNALHAVAGPRLRADCHTIMSLQGHPEPTGTAKITRGHHLPARYVLHTVGPIVDGPVLPEHEEALAASYRSCLDLAADVNDIRSAAFCGISTGVFGYPKAPAARIALNTVAEWLDRHPGRFDRVIFNVYADDDRAAYLQALIEGTQPR, encoded by the coding sequence GTGTGCCCGACCCCGCTGCCGCTCGACGCCTACAGGGCCGCCGTCGCCCTGGACGAGGCGTCCGTACCCGACGCCGGCCACGACCCGGACGCCCGGGCCGCCGACCTGGTGCGCGAGGCGCTCGCCCTGCTGGCCGACGACCCGGAGGCGGCCAAGGCCGGGCTGCGCCCCGGCGCGGCGGACGGGATCGACGACACCGCCGCCCGGCGGCTCCTGCGGGCTGTGCTGACGGTCCGGGAGCCGGGCCCGCTGTCCACCGAGGCCACCCGCGTGCTGGACGCGCTCCTGGCCGGCGAACGCCTGGCACGCGACACCACCGACGCGGCCTCGCTGCCCACCGTCCGCGACACGCTTCCCCACACCGCGTACCGGGCCGCCGACCGCACGGTGCTGTGGCAGGGCGACATCACCGCCCTCGGCGCGGACGCCGTCGTGAACGCCGCCAACAGCGCTCTGCTCGGCTGCTTCGCCCCGATGCACCCCTGCATCGACAACGCGCTGCACGCCGTGGCAGGGCCCCGCCTGCGCGCCGACTGCCACACGATCATGTCCCTCCAGGGCCACCCGGAGCCGACCGGCACCGCCAAGATCACCCGCGGCCACCACCTGCCCGCCCGCTACGTCCTGCACACCGTCGGCCCGATCGTCGACGGCCCGGTGCTCCCGGAGCACGAGGAGGCGCTGGCGGCCTCGTACCGTTCCTGCCTCGACCTCGCCGCCGACGTGAACGACATCCGCAGCGCCGCGTTCTGCGGCATCAGCACCGGCGTCTTCGGCTACCCCAAGGCGCCCGCCGCCCGCATCGCCCTGAACACGGTGGCCGAGTGGCTCGACCGCCACCCCGGACGGTTCGACCGCGTGATCTTCAACGTGTACGCGGACGACGACCGCGCCGCCTACCTCCAGGCACTGATCGAAGGGACCCAGCCCCGATGA
- a CDS encoding DsbA family protein, producing MPSAEQASLTYAFDAYCAWCYGFGPTLRAFAEDNAHRIRLGVVSAGLYTGARVLPISAYPHLSAERGDVTRLTGVTFGAGYDRAVSRGTTVLDSAAAAAGLAALRDQPGIGDLDAVEAMQRAWFVDGRSLSDTEVYRDIADGLGLDADAVTAAFSAPAGRVKARAGFRALRRLRVLSYPTLLLNTAHGADQMGGAASTAASLTSALDQRLTATVPQVPFHDLPLQGEPS from the coding sequence ATGCCTTCGGCGGAACAGGCCTCCCTGACGTACGCCTTCGACGCGTACTGCGCCTGGTGCTACGGCTTCGGCCCCACCCTGCGGGCCTTCGCCGAGGACAACGCTCACCGCATCCGGCTCGGCGTCGTCTCCGCCGGCCTCTACACCGGGGCCAGGGTGCTGCCGATCTCGGCCTATCCGCATCTGTCGGCCGAGCGCGGCGACGTCACCCGACTGACCGGAGTCACGTTCGGCGCCGGCTACGACCGCGCCGTCTCGCGGGGCACGACCGTGCTCGACTCCGCCGCCGCGGCGGCCGGGCTGGCCGCGCTGCGCGACCAGCCCGGCATCGGCGACCTGGACGCGGTCGAGGCCATGCAGCGGGCGTGGTTCGTCGACGGCCGCAGCCTGTCCGACACCGAGGTCTACCGGGACATAGCCGACGGGCTCGGCCTGGACGCGGACGCCGTGACCGCAGCGTTCAGCGCCCCGGCCGGCCGGGTGAAGGCCCGCGCCGGCTTCCGCGCGCTGCGCCGCCTGCGGGTTCTCTCGTATCCGACGCTGCTGCTGAACACCGCGCACGGCGCCGACCAGATGGGCGGCGCGGCCTCCACCGCCGCTTCCCTGACCTCCGCCCTCGACCAGCGCCTGACCGCGACCGTCCCCCAAGTCCCCTTCCATGACCTGCCCTTGCAAGGAGAACCGTCATGA
- a CDS encoding transposase, translating to MVMEVPLPAIATPRVLGIDEVALRKGHIYGTILVDIDTRRPIDLLPDRTVPTVTSWLAEHPVGPAVKVPTGRTR from the coding sequence ATGGTCATGGAGGTGCCGCTGCCAGCGATCGCAACGCCGCGGGTGCTCGGCATCGACGAGGTCGCCCTGCGCAAGGGACACATCTACGGCACGATCCTGGTCGACATCGACACTCGCCGACCGATCGATTTACTGCCCGACCGGACTGTGCCTACCGTGACTTCGTGGCTTGCGGAACATCCCGTAGGGCCTGCTGTGAAAGTGCCGACGGGCCGGACGAGGTGA
- a CDS encoding NAD-dependent protein deacetylase of SIR2 family, translated as MNESAFDLEAAAGTLRTWLGEADRVLITAGAGLSAAAGYDYGDVDRFRELFPALHRLGLRSRYMVGVPLPPELWWGYWAVHIDDIRFSPDPNPLYQGLSSLAGDKEHWVMTSNVDALFARNGFDPDRVFTPQGDYGRYQCVTPCTPATWDTRPLVTQLLATYDPATGAVTGPLPSCPNCGGEVEINVRIGPEFVDAPYLPAGRRLQDWLGTAVDARLLILEFGAGFNTPGVIRWPGEHLTRQIPHARLVRINPTHPETPADLTGRTLSVPAGADQVLDALTVPHPAPDPAVAS; from the coding sequence ATGAACGAGTCCGCCTTCGACCTGGAAGCCGCCGCCGGGACGCTCCGCACCTGGCTCGGCGAGGCCGACCGGGTCCTGATCACCGCCGGCGCCGGACTGAGCGCCGCCGCCGGATACGACTACGGCGACGTGGACCGCTTCCGGGAACTCTTCCCCGCCCTGCACCGCCTCGGTCTGCGCTCCCGCTATATGGTCGGCGTACCGTTGCCGCCCGAGCTGTGGTGGGGCTACTGGGCCGTCCACATCGACGACATCCGCTTCTCCCCTGACCCCAACCCCCTCTACCAGGGGCTGAGTTCCCTCGCCGGCGACAAGGAACACTGGGTGATGACGTCCAACGTGGACGCCCTCTTCGCCCGTAACGGCTTCGACCCCGACCGGGTCTTCACCCCGCAGGGCGACTACGGCCGCTACCAGTGCGTCACCCCCTGCACCCCGGCCACCTGGGACACCCGCCCCCTCGTCACCCAGCTCCTCGCCACGTACGACCCGGCCACCGGCGCCGTCACCGGCCCCCTGCCCAGCTGCCCGAACTGCGGCGGCGAGGTCGAGATCAACGTCCGTATCGGCCCCGAGTTCGTCGACGCCCCCTATCTTCCCGCAGGCCGCCGCCTCCAGGACTGGTTGGGAACCGCGGTCGACGCCCGCCTGCTCATCCTCGAGTTCGGCGCCGGATTCAACACCCCTGGCGTCATCCGGTGGCCGGGCGAACATCTCACCCGTCAGATCCCCCACGCGCGTCTCGTACGCATCAACCCCACCCACCCCGAAACCCCCGCCGACCTCACCGGCCGGACCCTGTCCGTCCCCGCCGGGGCCGACCAGGTGCTGGACGCACTCACCGTGCCGCACCCGGCACCCGACCCTGCGGTGGCATCATGA
- a CDS encoding ACT domain-containing protein encodes MLEGRFVLGRVSDVRTVAADSNLLALVLGPDGGAAMLRDDTVEDGWAALWNGDDAHDPEATGMLSAIVAPLAAGELPVWTAASYDGDLVLVPADRLEEAVGVLRRAGHQVTV; translated from the coding sequence GTGCTCGAGGGCCGTTTCGTTCTCGGGCGGGTGTCCGACGTCCGCACAGTCGCCGCCGACTCCAACCTGCTCGCGCTGGTGCTCGGTCCGGACGGAGGCGCGGCGATGCTGCGCGACGACACGGTCGAGGACGGATGGGCGGCACTGTGGAACGGCGATGACGCGCACGACCCGGAGGCGACGGGGATGCTCAGCGCCATCGTCGCACCGCTCGCCGCCGGCGAACTCCCCGTCTGGACCGCCGCGAGCTACGACGGAGACCTCGTGCTCGTCCCGGCCGACCGGCTTGAGGAAGCCGTCGGAGTACTTCGCCGGGCCGGCCACCAGGTGACCGTATGA